Proteins encoded in a region of the Elaeis guineensis isolate ETL-2024a chromosome 7, EG11, whole genome shotgun sequence genome:
- the LOC105048782 gene encoding uncharacterized protein has product MDVDFTNSPPEAQVDLMTMMFEMEKLADFSKPPPQPSAEFGSGPPPGPAFYNAPNINNTSPPSSLLVGVPSSIPFSDPTMITSNTLAAGTSSSEYSSQSSKWASVEAMREMIFRIAAMQPIHIDPESVKPPKRRNVRISKDPQSVAARHRRERISERIRILQRLVPGGTKMDTASMLDEAIRYMKFLKAQVQSLERAAATNPSTLGVATTTSPPVVGFSTTGNNLCFDKRFIC; this is encoded by the coding sequence ATGGATGTGGACTTCACAAATTCTCCTCCAGAGGCCCAAGTGGACCTGATGACCATGATGTTTGAGATGGAGAAGCTGGCCGACTTCTCGAAACCTCCTCCACAACCATCAGCCGAGTTCGGCAGTGGTCCCCCGCCAGGGCCAGCTTTCTACAACGCGCCTAACATTAACAACACTAGTCCACCCTCGTCGCTACTCGTCGGCGTGCCGTCTTCTATACCCTTCAGCGACCCCACCATGATTACGTCGAACACCCTCGCTGCAGGAACCTCCTCCTCCGAGTACTCCTCGCAGAGCAGCAAGTGGGCGTCCGTGGAGGCGATGAGGGAGATGATATTCCGCATCGCCGCCATGCAGCCCATCCATATCGACCCCGAGTCGGTGAAGCCGCCCAAGCGGCGCAACGTCAGGATATCCAAGGACCCGCAGAGCGTGGCGGCCAGGCACCGGAGGGAGAGGATCAGCGAGCGGATCAGGATACTGCAGCGGCTCGTCCCTGGAGGCACCAAGATGGACACTGCCTCCATGCTTGATGAGGCCATCCGCTACATGAAATTCCTCAAGGCCCAGGTCCAGTCGCTGGAGCGTGCCGCAGCCACCAACCCCTCGACCCTCGGGGTGGCTACCACCACCTCCCCGCCTGTCGTAGGCTTCTCCACTACTGGGAACAACTTGTGCTTCGACAAGAGATTCATATGTTGA